A DNA window from Planctomycetota bacterium contains the following coding sequences:
- a CDS encoding heparinase II/III family protein: MARRVRFIRALAKAVGPVLTLSLLLILSPPSSSPAFSAERVVIGGVEVPADCPLARKEHPRLLFTKADLPRLRERLTQPRLARELVWAKQLASQGKASAILLGVLYHLTEDRQYLEKARAKLEPSWVQTYPLAADLVMAGLSPEEQRAEADRIVAIVRKERWRPHVVLDLAAWGHGHDEFLDQDLRQRYPSDLVRGIEYNNLWSQGRGGSSMSHGYYGEHFYSEWFTMAVAWSNATGQDWVSKCDFAAHTPEWYLFHYRPWAPSPMVVHIGVNAMCGHWMSVTPACFEGDSLAVLAATRFHDGLGQWWVDEVISKISMGWGKSALGQGGVWGKLLWYDPELPRVEPAHLPPARLFPENGHVVMRSDWTRDATYALFRCGRYGEIDGWWGRNNADNLHFIIEKRGMLAADTGAVHSLNNAALGFAGSQVHSDSLPHITEYARQTIAHNSITVGSEPITHVDWQGRPTGNVVRRGGQSPVQAKAWWPLWGLPEPKPADRPFREGQIVAYETSPLFDYAAGDATHSYPPTRVKSITRQFLYLRPDIFVVFDRVIAAEAGLETVWMLHSLYEPGWNGRREADESLPPDKQFALSADGKAKLPNPRPGGRFLHTGGDTFKIDDQWPGMRGRLFARILEPSEEARVIRTIGGPWHDFEVDGINYGPTQDTYAKHQGARNEHNRENSIGVEGWRIELSPRERPASTRFLVVLFAADQQTEAMPVVERIEVEGRLGARIVVAGKTTYEVVFDTSGQVGGHIRIAEAGRPLLDRRLTNTVEDNYRQWSADPRYRAWAERPEFRNFIGELSTPR, encoded by the coding sequence ATGGCAAGACGGGTGAGGTTCATCCGCGCGCTCGCCAAGGCCGTGGGACCGGTTCTGACTCTGTCCCTTCTCCTCATTCTCTCGCCCCCGTCTTCCTCCCCGGCCTTCTCGGCGGAGCGGGTGGTCATCGGCGGCGTGGAGGTGCCTGCCGATTGCCCGCTGGCGCGGAAGGAACATCCGCGGCTGCTCTTCACCAAGGCGGACCTGCCGCGCCTGCGCGAGCGGCTCACGCAGCCCCGGCTCGCCCGCGAACTCGTATGGGCGAAGCAACTCGCCAGCCAAGGCAAAGCTTCTGCGATCCTTCTGGGCGTTCTCTACCACCTGACGGAGGACCGGCAGTACTTGGAGAAGGCGCGGGCGAAGCTCGAGCCGTCGTGGGTTCAGACCTATCCGCTCGCGGCGGATCTCGTCATGGCCGGCCTCTCCCCCGAGGAACAGAGGGCCGAGGCGGACCGGATCGTCGCGATCGTGCGGAAGGAGCGGTGGCGGCCCCACGTCGTCCTCGACCTGGCCGCCTGGGGCCACGGCCACGACGAGTTCCTCGACCAGGACCTCAGGCAGCGCTATCCGAGCGACCTGGTTCGCGGCATCGAGTACAACAACCTGTGGTCCCAGGGCCGCGGCGGCAGCTCGATGAGCCACGGCTACTATGGCGAGCACTTCTACAGCGAGTGGTTCACGATGGCTGTCGCGTGGTCGAACGCGACGGGGCAGGATTGGGTCTCGAAGTGCGACTTTGCGGCCCACACGCCCGAGTGGTACCTCTTCCACTATCGCCCGTGGGCGCCGAGCCCCATGGTGGTCCACATCGGCGTGAACGCGATGTGCGGCCACTGGATGTCCGTGACGCCGGCATGCTTCGAGGGCGACAGCCTGGCGGTCCTGGCGGCGACTCGGTTCCACGACGGCCTGGGCCAGTGGTGGGTTGACGAGGTGATCTCGAAGATCTCGATGGGCTGGGGCAAGAGCGCGCTCGGCCAAGGCGGCGTCTGGGGCAAGCTGCTCTGGTATGACCCCGAACTCCCGAGGGTCGAACCGGCCCACCTGCCCCCCGCGCGGCTCTTCCCGGAGAACGGCCACGTCGTGATGCGCTCGGACTGGACGCGCGACGCCACGTATGCGCTCTTCCGCTGCGGCCGCTACGGCGAGATTGACGGCTGGTGGGGGCGCAACAACGCGGACAACCTGCACTTCATCATCGAGAAGCGGGGGATGCTGGCCGCCGACACGGGGGCCGTCCACTCCCTCAACAACGCGGCACTCGGCTTCGCCGGCTCCCAGGTCCACAGCGACAGCCTGCCCCACATCACGGAGTACGCCCGCCAGACCATTGCCCACAACTCCATCACCGTGGGCAGCGAGCCGATCACCCACGTGGACTGGCAGGGCAGGCCGACGGGGAACGTGGTCCGCAGGGGCGGCCAGTCCCCTGTTCAGGCGAAGGCGTGGTGGCCGCTTTGGGGCCTGCCCGAGCCGAAGCCAGCCGACCGGCCCTTCCGCGAGGGGCAGATCGTCGCCTACGAGACCTCCCCGCTCTTCGACTATGCGGCAGGGGATGCCACGCACTCCTACCCGCCCACGCGCGTGAAGTCCATCACCCGCCAGTTCCTCTACCTGCGGCCCGACATCTTCGTGGTCTTCGACCGAGTGATCGCGGCGGAAGCGGGCCTGGAGACGGTCTGGATGCTCCACTCCCTCTATGAGCCGGGGTGGAACGGGAGGAGGGAGGCCGATGAGTCGCTGCCGCCCGACAAGCAGTTCGCACTGAGCGCCGATGGAAAGGCGAAGCTGCCCAACCCCCGACCCGGCGGCCGTTTCCTCCACACGGGCGGCGACACATTCAAGATTGACGACCAGTGGCCAGGAATGAGGGGACGACTCTTCGCGCGCATCCTGGAGCCGAGCGAAGAGGCACGGGTCATCCGCACCATCGGAGGGCCGTGGCACGACTTCGAGGTTGACGGGATCAACTACGGCCCGACCCAGGACACCTATGCGAAGCACCAAGGCGCCCGCAACGAGCACAACAGGGAGAACTCGATTGGCGTCGAGGGCTGGAGGATCGAGCTCTCGCCCCGGGAGCGTCCTGCCTCGACGCGCTTCCTGGTCGTTCTCTTCGCCGCCGACCAGCAGACCGAGGCGATGCCTGTGGTCGAACGCATCGAGGTCGAAGGCAGGCTGGGAGCCAGGATCGTGGTCGCGGGCAAGACGACGTATGAGGTGGTCTTTGACACGTCGGGGCAGGTCGGCGGCCACATCCGCATCGCCGAGGCCGGCAGACCCCTCCTCGACCGTCGGCTCACGAACACGGTGGAGGACAACTACCGACAATGGTCGGCCGACCCGCGCTACAGGGCGTGGGCCGAGCGGCCGGAATTCCGCAACTTTATCGGGGAACTCTCCACCCCGAGATAG